Proteins from a genomic interval of Lolium perenne isolate Kyuss_39 chromosome 1, Kyuss_2.0, whole genome shotgun sequence:
- the LOC127327829 gene encoding TPR repeat-containing thioredoxin TTL1, with protein sequence MSFLAEADRVRLRAAALRLDAGGDRDKPDSKRDVFADLSSPVSPLRMRATPTSSSSSAGSAKSPALCNAAPASRGSGGGRGSSHSGELLLPETACSSTNNNNPPRPPGHRRSGSGPLIFSGGSSGGSGSGGCGGVGSTATSSPLANALPAGNICSSGRVAASAAPRPRARPDVLGSGTGHYGHGSIMRGAGMAPARGSIDTGSSSARSPAPDTLQEVTRAGNEWYKKGRYGDALRHYDRALALCPDSAACRGNRAAALAGLGRLAEALRECEEAVRLDPASGRAHARLAALCLRFGMVEKARRQLTLAGNVNLADPAEWQKLNEVESHLGKCIDARRVGDWKSALREADAAITNGADASQLLLALRSEALLRLNKLEEADSTITNLLKLDSASLSSMSTKLSGMVADSYVHVVQAQVNMAFGRFDAAVGMAEKARLIDPGNAEVGLVLNNMKLVARARAHGNDLFKAGKFAEASIAYGEGLKYEPSNPVLYCNRAACWSKLGRWSKSVEDCNEALRIQPNYTKALLRRAASYAKLERWADCVRDYEVLHKELPADTEVAESLFQAQVALKTTRGEEVSNMKFGGEVETVTSLEQVRAAIHSPGVTVLYFMATMNQQCAQITPSVDALCSECPSVNFLKVNVEDSPTIAKAENVRIVPTFKIYKDGARVKEMICPSFHVLRYSVRHYAVSNS encoded by the exons ATGTCGTTCTTGGCGGAGGCGGACCGGGTGCGGCTGCGCGCGGCGGCGTTGAGGCTCGACGCGGGCGGGGACAGGGACAAGCCGGACTCGAAGCGGGACGTGTTCGCGGATCTCAGCTCGCCCGTGTCGCCGCTGCGGAtgcgggccacgcccacgtcctcctcctcctccgccggctcCGCCAAGTCGCCCGCCCTCTGCAATGCGGCGCCGGCGTCCaggggcagcggcggcggcaggggCAGCAGCCACTCGGGCGAGCTGCTGCTGCCCGAGACGGCCTGCAGcagcaccaacaacaacaacccgcCCAGGCCGCCCGGCCACCGCCGCTCCGGATCTGGCCCGCTCATCTTCTCcggcggcagcagcggcggctcgGGCTCGGGCGGGTGCGGCGGCGTCGGGAGCACCGCCACCAGCTCTCCGCTCGCCAATGCGCTGCCCGCCGGCAACATCTGCTCGTCCGGCCGCGTGGCCGCGTCCGCCGCGCCCAGGCCGCGCGCCCGCCCGGACGTGCTCGGATCCGGCACGGGCCACTACGGCCACGGCAGCATCATGCGCGGCGCCGGAATGGCGCCCGCCAGAGGCAGCATTGACACTGGCAGCTCCTCCGCGAGGTCTCCGGCCCCGGACACCCTGCAGGAGGTGACCCGGGCCGGGAACGAGTGGTACAAAAAGGGCCGCTACGGCGACGCGCTGCGGCACTACGACCGGGCCCTGGCGCTCTGCCCGGACAGCGCCGCGTGCCGCGGCAACCGCGCcgccgcgctcgccgggctcggcCGGCTCGCCGAGGCGCTCCGGGAGTGCGAGGAGGCCGTCCGGCTCGACCCGGCCAGCGGCCGCGCGCACGCCCGCCTCGCCGCGCTCTGCCTCCG GTTTGGGATGGTTGAGAAGGCAAGGAGGCAGCTTACGCTGGCCGGGAATGTGAATCTGGCCGACCCTGCTGAGTGGCAGAAGCTAAATGAGGTGGAGAGCCATTTGGGTAAGTGCATCGATGCGAGGAGGGTCGGAGACTGGAAGAGCGCACTGCGGGAAGCTGACGCCGCCATTACCAACGGAGCGGACGCTTCTCAGTTG CTCCTCGCATTGAGGTCTGAAGCACTTCTCCGGCTCAACAAGCTAGAGGAGGCTGATTCAACTATTACAAATTTGCTGAAATTGGACAGTGCATCTCTATCTTCAATGTCCACGAAACTGTCAGGCATGGTAGCTGATTCATATGTACATGTTGTCCAAGCCCAGGTCAACATGGCATTTGGAAG GTTTGATGCAGCTGTTGGCATGGCTGAGAAGGCCAGACTTATTGATCCTGGAAATGCAGAGGTTGGATTGGTTCTGAATAACATGAAGTTAGTAGCACGGGCTCGAGCTCATGGGAATGACCTCTTTAAGGCAGGCAAGTTTGCCGAGGCATCTATAGCCTATGGCGAAGGGCTGAAATATGAACCCTCAAATCCAGTATTGTACTGCAATAGAGCAGCTTGCTGGTCGAAGTTAGGTCGGTGGTCAAAATCTGTTGAGGATTGCAATGAGGCGCTAAGAATCCAACCAAACTACACAAAAGCTCTTCTGAGACGTGCAGCATCCTACGCAAAG CTTGAGCGATGGGCTGATTGTGTACGAGACTATGAGGTGCTTCACAAGGAGCTTCCTGCCGACACGGAGGTTGCAGAATCATTGTTCCAGGCCCAAGTCGCATTAAAGACAACCCGTGGCGAGGAGGTATCCAATATGAAGTTCGGTGGAGAGGTTGAGACAGTTACCAGCTTAGAGCAAGTCCGAGCTGCTATACATTCACCTG GGGTAACTGTTCTTTACTTCATGGCAACAATGAATCAGCAGTGCGCACAGATTACCCCATCAGTGGATGCCCTTTGTTCCGAGTGCCCTTCTGTGAATTTTCTGAAG GTAAATGTTGAAGACAGCCCTACTATAGCAAAGGCAGAGAACGTGCGCATAGTCCCGACGTTCAAGATATACAAGGATGGCGCACGGGTGAAGGAGATGATCTGCCCTAGCTTCCACGTTTTACGTTATTCAGTGAGGCACTACGCTGTCTCCAATTCGTGA